In Carya illinoinensis chloroplast, complete genome, one DNA window encodes the following:
- the ndhJ gene encoding NADH dehydrogenase subunit J: MQGRLSAWLVKHGLVHSSLGFDYQGIETLQIKPEDWHSIAVILYVYGYNYLRSQCAYDVAPGGLLASVYHLTRIAYGIDQPEEVCIKVFASRRNPRIPSVFWVWKSADFQERESYDMLGIFYDNHPRLKRILMPESWIGWPLRKDYIAPNFYEIQDAH, encoded by the coding sequence ATGCAGGGTCGTTTGTCTGCTTGGCTCGTCAAACATGGTCTAGTTCATAGCTCTTTGGGCTTCGATTACCAAGGAATAGAGACTTTACAAATAAAGCCTGAGGATTGGCATTCTATTGCTGTCATTTTATATGTATATGGTTACAATTATCTACGTTCCCAATGTGCCTATGATGTAGCACCAGGCGGACTGTTAGCTAGTGTGTATCATCTTACGAGAATAGCTTATGGTATAGATCAACCGGAAGAGGTATGTATAAAAGTATTTGCCTCAAGAAGGAATCCTAGAATTCCGTCTGTTTTCTGGGTTTGGAAAAGTGCGGATTTTCAAGAAAGGGAATCCTATGATATGTTGGGAATCTTTTATGATAATCATCCACGTCTGAAACGTATCTTAATGCCGGAAAGCTGGATAGGATGGCCTTTACGTAAGGATTATATTGCCCCGAATTTTTATGAAATACAGGATGCTCATTAA
- the ndhK gene encoding NADH dehydrogenase subunit K has protein sequence MNYIEFPLLDRTAQNSVISTTSNDLSNWSRLSSLWPLLYGTSCCFIEFASLIGSRFDFDRYGLVPRSSPRQADLILTAGTVTMKMAPSLVRLYEQMPEPKYVIAMGACTITGGMFSTDSYSTVRGVDKLIPVDVYLPGCPPKPEAVIDAITKLRKKLSREIYEDRIRSQQGSRCFTISHKFHIGRSAHTGNYDRELLYQPPSTSEIPLETFFKYNKSSVSSHELVN, from the coding sequence ATGAATTACATTGAGTTTCCCTTACTTGATCGAACAGCCCAAAATTCAGTTATTTCAACTACATCAAATGATCTTTCAAATTGGTCAAGACTCTCCAGTTTATGGCCGCTTCTATATGGTACCAGTTGTTGCTTCATTGAATTTGCTTCATTAATAGGCTCACGATTCGACTTTGATCGTTATGGACTGGTACCAAGATCGAGTCCTAGACAGGCAGACCTAATTTTAACCGCAGGTACAGTAACAATGAAAATGGCTCCTTCTTTAGTAAGATTGTATGAACAAATGCCTGAACCAAAATATGTTATTGCTATGGGAGCATGTACAATTACAGGGGGGATGTTCAGTACCGATTCTTATAGTACTGTTCGGGGAGTCGATAAGCTAATTCCTGTAGATGTCTATTTGCCGGGCTGTCCACCTAAACCGGAAGCAGTTATAGATGCTATAACAAAACTTCGTAAAAAACTATCTCGAGAAATCTATGAAGATCGAATTAGGTCTCAACAGGGGAGTCGGTGTTTTACTATCAGCCACAAGTTTCATATTGGGCGAAGTGCTCATACTGGAAATTATGATCGAGAATTACTCTATCAACCACCATCTACTTCAGAGATCCCTCTTGAAACATTTTTCAAATACAACAAGAGTTCAGTTTCTTCCCACGAATTAGTGAATTAG
- the ndhC gene encoding NADH dehydrogenase subunit 3, with protein MFLLYEYDIFWAFLIISSVIPILAFLISGVLAPISKGPEKLSSYESGIEPMGDAWLQFRIRYYMFALVFVVFDVETVFLYPWAMSFDVLGISVFIEAFIFVLILIVGSVYAWRKRALEWS; from the coding sequence ATGTTTCTACTTTACGAATATGATATTTTCTGGGCATTTCTAATAATATCAAGTGTTATTCCTATTTTGGCATTTCTAATTTCGGGAGTTTTAGCCCCGATTAGCAAAGGGCCGGAGAAACTTTCTAGTTATGAATCGGGAATAGAACCAATGGGCGATGCTTGGCTACAATTTCGAATTCGGTATTATATGTTTGCTCTAGTTTTTGTTGTTTTTGATGTTGAAACGGTTTTTCTTTATCCATGGGCAATGAGTTTTGATGTATTGGGTATATCCGTATTTATAGAAGCTTTCATTTTCGTGCTTATCCTAATTGTTGGTTCAGTTTATGCATGGCGAAAAAGAGCATTGGAATGGTCTTAG
- the atpE gene encoding ATP synthase CF1 epsilon subunit: protein MTLNLCVLTPNRIVWDSEVKEIILSTNSGQIGILPNHAPIATAVDIGILRICLNDQWITMALMGGFARIGNNEITVLVNDAEKGSDIDPQEAQQTLEIAEANLSKAEGKRQTIEANLALRRARTRVEAINMIS, encoded by the coding sequence ATGACCTTAAATCTTTGTGTATTGACCCCGAATCGAATTGTTTGGGATTCCGAAGTTAAAGAAATCATTTTATCTACTAATAGTGGACAAATTGGCATATTACCCAATCACGCGCCTATTGCCACAGCTGTAGATATAGGTATTTTGAGAATATGCCTTAATGACCAATGGATAACGATGGCTCTGATGGGCGGTTTCGCTAGAATAGGTAATAATGAGATCACTGTTTTAGTAAATGATGCGGAGAAGGGTAGTGACATTGATCCACAAGAAGCTCAGCAAACTCTTGAAATAGCAGAAGCGAACTTGAGTAAAGCTGAAGGCAAGAGACAAACAATTGAGGCAAATCTAGCTCTCAGACGAGCTAGGACACGAGTAGAGGCTATTAATATGATTTCGTAA
- the atpB gene encoding ATP synthase CF1 beta subunit — protein sequence MRINPTTSGPGVSALEKKNLGRIAQIIGPVLDVSFPPGKMPNIYNALVVKGRDTTGQQINVTCEVQQLLGNNRVRAVAMSATDGLMRGMEVIDTGASLSVPVGGATLGRIFNVLGEPVDNLGPVDTRTTSPIHRSAPAFIQLDTKLSIFETGIKVVDLLAPYRRGGKIGLFGGAGVGKTVLIMELINNIAKAHGGVSVFGGVGERTREGNDLYMEMKESGVINEQNIAESKVALVYGQMNEPPGARMRVGLTALTMAEYFRDVNEQDVLLFIDNIFRFVQAGSEVSALLGRMPSAVGYQPTLSTEMGSLQERITSTKAGSITSIQAVYVPADDLTDPAPATTFAHLDATTVLSRGLAAKGIYPAVDPLDSTSTMLQPRIVGEEHYETAQRVKQTLQRYKELQDIIAILGLDELSEEDRLTVARARKIERFLSQPFFVAEVFTGSPGKYVGLAETIRGFQLILSGELDGLPEQAFYLVGNIDEATAKATNLT from the coding sequence ATGAGAATAAATCCTACTACTTCTGGTCCTGGGGTTTCCGCGCTTGAAAAAAAAAACCTGGGACGTATCGCTCAAATCATTGGTCCGGTACTGGATGTATCTTTTCCCCCCGGCAAAATGCCTAATATTTACAACGCTCTAGTAGTTAAGGGTCGAGATACTACCGGCCAACAAATTAATGTGACTTGTGAAGTACAGCAATTATTAGGAAATAATCGCGTTAGAGCTGTAGCTATGAGTGCTACAGATGGTCTAATGAGAGGAATGGAAGTGATTGACACGGGAGCTTCTTTAAGCGTTCCAGTTGGCGGAGCGACTCTAGGACGAATTTTCAACGTGCTTGGAGAGCCTGTTGACAATTTAGGTCCTGTAGATACTCGCACAACATCTCCTATTCATAGATCTGCGCCTGCCTTTATACAGTTAGATACAAAATTATCTATTTTTGAAACAGGAATTAAAGTAGTAGATCTTTTAGCTCCTTATCGCCGTGGAGGAAAAATAGGACTATTCGGGGGAGCTGGAGTGGGTAAAACAGTACTCATTATGGAATTGATCAACAACATTGCCAAAGCTCATGGGGGTGTATCCGTATTTGGCGGAGTAGGTGAACGTACTCGTGAAGGAAATGATCTTTACATGGAAATGAAAGAATCTGGAGTAATTAATGAACAAAATATTGCAGAATCAAAAGTGGCTCTAGTATATGGTCAGATGAATGAACCGCCTGGAGCTCGTATGAGAGTTGGTTTAACTGCCCTAACTATGGCAGAATATTTCCGAGATGTTAATGAACAAGACGTACTTCTATTTATCGACAATATCTTCCGGTTCGTCCAAGCAGGATCCGAAGTATCCGCCTTATTGGGTCGAATGCCTTCCGCTGTGGGTTATCAACCCACTCTTAGTACCGAAATGGGTTCTTTACAAGAAAGAATTACTTCTACCAAAGCGGGATCCATAACCTCTATTCAAGCAGTTTATGTACCTGCAGACGATTTGACCGATCCTGCTCCTGCCACGACATTTGCACATTTAGATGCTACTACCGTACTATCAAGAGGATTAGCTGCCAAAGGTATCTATCCAGCAGTAGATCCTTTAGATTCAACGTCAACGATGCTCCAACCTCGGATCGTTGGTGAAGAACATTATGAAACTGCGCAAAGAGTTAAACAAACTTTACAGCGGTATAAAGAACTTCAGGACATTATAGCTATTCTTGGATTGGACGAGTTATCAGAAGAGGATCGCTTAACCGTAGCAAGAGCACGAAAAATTGAGCGTTTCTTATCACAACCTTTTTTCGTAGCAGAAGTATTTACGGGTTCCCCGGGAAAATATGTCGGTTTAGCCGAAACCATTAGAGGGTTTCAATTGATCCTTTCCGGAGAATTAGACGGTCTTCCTGAGCAGGCTTTTTATTTGGTAGGTAACATTGATGAAGCTACTGCGAAGGCTACAAACTTAACTTAG
- the rbcL gene encoding ribulose-1,5-bisphosphate carboxylase/oxygenase large subunit: MSPQTETKASVGFKAGVKDYKLTYYTPEYQTKDTDILAAFRVSPQPGVPPEEAGAAVAAESSTGTWTTVWTDGLTSLDRYKGRCYHIEPVAGEENQFIAYVAYPLDLFEEGSVTNMFTSIVGNVFGFKALRALRLEDLRIPPAYSKTFQGPPHGIQVERDKLNKYGRPLLGCTIKPKLGLSAKNYGRAVYECLRGGLDFTKDDENVNSQPFMRWRDRFLFCAEAIYKAQAETGEIKGHYLNATAGTCEEMIKRAVFARELGVPIVMHDYLTGGFTANTSLAHYCRDNGLLLHIHRAMHAVIDRQKNHGMHFRVLAKALRMSGGDHIHAGTVVGKLEGEREITLGFVDLLRDDFVEKDRSRGIYFTQDWVSLPGVLPVASGGIHVWHMPALTEIFGDDSVLQFGGGTLGHPWGNAPGAVANRVALEACVQARNEGRDLAREGNEIIREASKWSPELAAACEVWKEIKFEFPAMDTL, translated from the coding sequence ATGTCACCACAAACAGAGACTAAAGCAAGTGTTGGATTCAAAGCTGGTGTTAAAGATTATAAATTGACTTATTATACTCCTGAATATCAAACCAAAGATACTGATATCTTGGCAGCGTTCCGAGTAAGCCCTCAACCTGGAGTTCCGCCTGAGGAAGCAGGGGCAGCAGTAGCTGCTGAATCTTCTACTGGTACATGGACAACTGTGTGGACCGATGGGCTTACTAGTCTTGATCGTTACAAAGGACGATGCTACCACATCGAGCCAGTTGCTGGAGAAGAAAATCAATTTATTGCTTATGTAGCTTACCCCTTAGACCTTTTTGAAGAAGGTTCTGTTACTAACATGTTTACTTCCATTGTGGGTAATGTATTTGGATTCAAGGCCCTGCGCGCTCTACGTCTGGAGGATTTGCGAATCCCTCCTGCTTATTCTAAAACTTTCCAAGGCCCGCCTCATGGAATCCAAGTTGAGAGAGATAAATTAAACAAGTATGGCCGCCCTCTATTGGGATGTACTATTAAACCTAAATTGGGATTATCCGCTAAGAATTACGGTAGAGCAGTTTATGAATGTCTCCGCGGTGGGCTTGATTTTACCAAAGATGATGAGAACGTGAATTCCCAACCATTTATGCGTTGGAGAGACCGTTTCCTATTTTGTGCCGAAGCAATTTATAAAGCGCAGGCTGAAACCGGTGAAATCAAAGGGCATTACTTGAATGCTACTGCAGGTACATGCGAAGAAATGATCAAAAGGGCTGTATTTGCCAGAGAATTGGGAGTTCCTATCGTAATGCATGACTACTTAACCGGGGGATTTACTGCAAATACTAGCTTGGCTCATTATTGCCGAGATAATGGTCTACTTCTTCACATCCATCGTGCAATGCATGCAGTTATTGATAGACAGAAGAATCATGGTATGCACTTTCGTGTACTAGCTAAAGCGTTACGTATGTCTGGTGGAGATCATATTCACGCTGGTACCGTAGTAGGTAAACTTGAAGGGGAAAGAGAAATCACTTTAGGCTTTGTTGATTTACTACGTGATGATTTTGTTGAAAAAGATCGAAGCCGCGGTATTTATTTCACTCAAGATTGGGTCTCTCTACCTGGTGTTCTGCCCGTGGCTTCAGGGGGTATTCACGTTTGGCATATGCCTGCTCTGACCGAAATCTTTGGAGATGATTCCGTACTACAATTCGGCGGAGGAACTTTAGGGCACCCTTGGGGAAATGCACCCGGTGCCGTAGCTAATCGAGTAGCTCTAGAAGCATGTGTACAAGCTCGTAATGAGGGACGTGATCTTGCTCGTGAGGGTAATGAAATTATTCGTGAGGCTAGTAAATGGAGTCCTGAGCTAGCGGCTGCTTGTGAAGTATGGAAGGAGATCAAATTTGAATTCCCAGCAATGGATACTTTGTAA
- the accD gene encoding acetyl-CoA carboxylase beta subunit yields MEKGWFNSMLAKDELDYGCRLSKSMDSLGPIENTGVSEDPILNDIDKNTLSRSNSDNSSYSNVDHLVGVIDIQSFLSDDTFLVRDNDRDSYFIYLDIENKIFEIDNDHSFLSELESSFSNYKNFSYLNNVSNSDDPHDDPYMYNTKYSWNNHINSCIDSYFLSQICIDSYILSGIVNYSDSYIYSYIFDESRTSSENQSSSIKPSLDDSDLTITETERSNDLDVTPKYKHLWVQCENCYGLNYKKFFKSKMNICEHCGHHLKMNSSDRIELSIDPGTWVPMDEDMVSLDPIEFNLEEEPYKDRIDSYQRKTGLTEAVQTGTGQLNGIPVAIGIMDFQFMGGSMGSVVGEKITRLIEYATNQFLPLILVCASGGARMQEGSLSLMQMAKISSALYDYQSNKKLFYVSILTSPTTGGVTASFGMLGDIIIAEPNAYIAFAGKRVIEQTLNKTVPEGSQAAEYLFHKGLFDPIVPRNLLKGVLSELFQLHAFFPLNQNSIK; encoded by the coding sequence ATGGAAAAAGGGTGGTTCAATTCAATGTTGGCCAAAGACGAGTTAGACTACGGGTGTAGGCTAAGTAAATCAATGGATAGTCTTGGTCCTATTGAAAATACCGGTGTAAGTGAAGACCCGATTCTAAATGATATAGATAAAAACACTCTTAGTCGGAGCAATAGTGACAATTCTAGTTACAGTAATGTTGATCATTTAGTCGGCGTTATAGACATTCAGAGTTTCCTCTCTGATGATACTTTTTTAGTTAGGGATAATGATAGGGATAGTTATTTTATATATTTGGATATTGAAAATAAGATTTTTGAGATTGACAATGATCATTCTTTTCTAAGTGAACTAGAAAGTTCTTTTTCTAATTATAAGAATTTTAGTTATCTGAATAATGTATCTAATAGTGACGATCCTCACGATGATCCTTACATGTATAATACTAAATATAGTTGGAATAACCACATTAATAGTTGTATTGACAGTTATTTTCTTTCTCAAATTTGTATTGATAGTTACATTTTAAGTGGTATTGTCAATTATAGTGACAGTTACATTTATAGTTACATTTTTGATGAAAGCAGAACTAGTAGTGAAAACCAGAGTTCAAGTATAAAACCGAGCCTGGATGATAGTGATTTAACTATAACAGAAACAGAAAGATCTAATGATCTAGATGTGACTCCAAAATACAAGCATTTGTGGGTTCAATGCGAAAATTGTTATGGATTAAATTATAAGAAATTTTTTAAATCAAAAATGAATATTTGCGAACACTGTGGACATCATTTGAAAATGAATAGTTCAGATAGAATCGAACTTTCGATTGATCCAGGTACTTGGGTTCCGATGGATGAAGACATGGTCTCTCTGGATCCCATTGAATTTAATTTAGAAGAGGAACCCTACAAAGATCGTATTGATTCTTATCAAAGAAAGACAGGATTAACTGAGGCTGTTCAAACGGGCACAGGTCAACTAAACGGTATTCCCGTAGCAATTGGGATTATGGATTTTCAGTTTATGGGTGGTAGTATGGGATCGGTAGTTGGCGAGAAAATCACCCGTTTGATCGAATATGCTACCAATCAATTTTTACCTCTTATTTTAGTGTGTGCTTCTGGAGGAGCACGCATGCAAGAAGGAAGTTTGAGCTTGATGCAAATGGCTAAAATATCTTCCGCTTTATATGATTATCAATCAAATAAAAAGTTATTCTATGTATCAATCCTTACATCTCCTACTACTGGTGGGGTGACAGCTAGTTTTGGTATGTTGGGGGATATCATTATTGCTGAACCCAATGCCTACATTGCCTTTGCGGGTAAAAGAGTAATTGAACAAACATTGAATAAAACAGTACCTGAGGGCTCACAAGCGGCTGAATATTTATTCCATAAGGGCCTATTTGATCCAATCGTACCGCGTAATCTTTTAAAAGGCGTTCTGAGTGAGTTATTTCAGCTTCATGCGTTCTTTCCTCTGAATCAAAATTCAATCAAGTAG
- the psaI gene encoding photosystem I subunit VIII, with product MTTFNNLPSILVPLVGLVFPAIAMASLFLHVQKNKIF from the coding sequence ATGACAACTTTCAATAACTTACCCTCTATTTTGGTGCCTTTAGTGGGCCTAGTATTTCCGGCAATTGCGATGGCTTCTTTATTTCTTCATGTTCAAAAAAACAAGATTTTTTAG
- the ycf4 gene encoding photosystem I assembly protein Ycf4, which yields MNWRSEHIWIELIAGSRKTSNFCWAFILFLGSLGFLLVGISSYLGRNLISLFPSPQIISFPQGIVMSFYGIAGLFISSYLWCTISWNVGSGYDRFDRKEGIVCIFRWGFPGKNRRILLQFLMKDIQSIRIEVKEGIYARRVLYMEIRGHGAIPLTRTDENLTPREIEQKAAELAYFLRVPIEVF from the coding sequence ATGAATTGGCGATCAGAACATATATGGATAGAACTTATAGCGGGGTCTCGAAAAACAAGTAATTTCTGCTGGGCCTTTATCCTTTTTTTAGGTTCATTAGGGTTTTTATTAGTTGGAATTTCCAGTTATCTTGGTAGGAATTTGATATCTTTATTTCCGTCTCCACAAATCATTTCTTTTCCACAGGGGATCGTGATGTCTTTCTACGGGATTGCGGGTCTCTTTATTAGCTCCTATTTGTGGTGCACAATCTCATGGAATGTAGGTAGTGGTTATGATCGATTCGATAGAAAAGAAGGAATAGTGTGTATTTTTCGTTGGGGATTTCCTGGAAAAAATCGTCGCATCTTACTCCAATTCCTTATGAAAGACATCCAGTCCATCAGAATAGAAGTGAAAGAGGGTATTTATGCTCGTCGTGTCCTTTATATGGAAATCAGAGGCCATGGGGCTATTCCCCTGACTCGTACTGATGAGAATTTGACTCCACGAGAAATTGAGCAAAAAGCTGCTGAATTGGCTTATTTCTTGCGTGTACCAATTGAAGTATTTTGA
- the cemA gene encoding envelope membrane protein: MAKKKAFIPLLYLASIVFLPWWISLSFTKSLESWVTNWWDTMESEIFLNIIQEKSILKKFIELEELFLLDEMIKEYPETHLEKLRIGIYKETIQLIKIHNGDCIHTILNFSTNIICFVILSGYSILGNEKLVILNSWVQEFLYNLSDTIKAFSILLLTDLCIGFHSPHGWELMIGSLYKDFGFDHNDQIISGLVSTFPVILDTILKYLIFRYLNRVSPSLVVIYHSLND; encoded by the coding sequence ATGGCAAAAAAGAAAGCATTCATTCCCCTTCTATATCTTGCATCTATAGTATTTTTGCCCTGGTGGATCTCTCTCTCATTTACTAAAAGTCTGGAATCTTGGGTTACTAATTGGTGGGATACTATGGAATCCGAAATTTTCTTGAATATCATTCAAGAAAAGAGTATTCTAAAAAAATTCATAGAATTAGAGGAACTCTTCCTCTTGGACGAAATGATAAAGGAATACCCGGAAACACATCTAGAAAAGCTTCGTATCGGAATCTACAAAGAAACGATCCAATTGATCAAGATACACAATGGGGATTGTATCCATACGATTTTGAACTTCTCGACAAATATAATCTGTTTCGTTATTCTAAGTGGTTATTCGATTTTAGGTAATGAAAAACTTGTTATTCTTAACTCTTGGGTTCAAGAATTCCTATATAACTTAAGCGACACAATAAAAGCTTTTTCAATTCTTTTATTAACTGATTTATGTATAGGATTCCATTCGCCCCACGGTTGGGAACTAATGATTGGCTCTTTATACAAAGATTTTGGATTTGATCATAACGATCAAATTATATCCGGTCTTGTTTCCACTTTTCCGGTCATTCTAGATACAATTTTAAAATATTTGATCTTCCGTTATTTAAATCGTGTATCTCCCTCACTTGTAGTGATTTATCATTCACTGAATGACTGA
- the petA gene encoding cytochrome f, whose translation MQTINTLFSWIKEEITRAISISLMIYIITRTPSSNAYPIFAQQGYENPREATGRIVCANCHLANKPVDIEVPQAVLPDTVFEAVVRIPYDMQLKQVLANGKKGALNVGAVLILPEGFELAPPDRISPEIKEKIGNLSFQNYRPTKKNILVIGPVPGQKYSEVTFPILSPDPATKKDVHFLKYPIYVGGNRGRGQIYPDGSKSNNNVYNATTAGIVSKIIRKEKGGYEITIVDASDGRQVVDIIPPGPELLVSEGESIKLDQPLTSNPNVGGFGQGDAEIVLQDPLRVQGLLFFLASVILAQIFLVLKKKQFEKVQLSEMNF comes from the coding sequence ATGCAAACTATAAATACTCTTTTTTCTTGGATAAAGGAAGAGATTACTCGAGCCATTTCCATATCGCTCATGATATATATAATCACTAGGACACCCAGTTCAAACGCATATCCCATTTTTGCACAGCAGGGTTATGAAAATCCACGAGAAGCGACTGGCCGTATTGTATGTGCCAATTGCCATTTAGCTAATAAACCCGTAGATATCGAGGTTCCACAAGCGGTACTTCCTGATACTGTATTTGAAGCAGTTGTTCGAATTCCTTATGATATGCAACTGAAACAAGTTCTTGCTAATGGTAAAAAGGGAGCTTTGAATGTAGGGGCTGTTCTTATTTTACCTGAGGGGTTTGAATTAGCCCCCCCCGATCGTATTTCGCCCGAGATTAAAGAAAAGATAGGCAATCTGTCTTTTCAGAACTATCGCCCTACTAAAAAAAATATTCTTGTGATAGGTCCTGTTCCTGGTCAGAAATATAGCGAAGTAACCTTTCCTATTCTTTCTCCAGACCCCGCTACTAAGAAAGATGTTCACTTCTTAAAATATCCCATATATGTAGGCGGGAACAGGGGAAGGGGTCAGATTTATCCCGACGGTAGCAAGAGTAACAATAATGTTTATAATGCTACAACAGCGGGTATAGTAAGCAAAATAATACGCAAAGAAAAAGGAGGATACGAAATAACCATAGTGGATGCATCGGATGGACGTCAAGTGGTTGATATTATCCCCCCGGGACCGGAACTTCTTGTTTCAGAGGGCGAATCTATCAAACTTGATCAACCATTAACGAGTAATCCTAATGTGGGTGGATTTGGTCAGGGGGATGCTGAAATCGTACTTCAAGATCCATTACGTGTCCAAGGCCTTTTGTTCTTCTTGGCATCTGTTATTTTGGCACAAATCTTTTTGGTTCTTAAAAAGAAACAGTTTGAGAAGGTTCAATTGTCTGAAATGAATTTCTAG